One Podarcis muralis chromosome Z, rPodMur119.hap1.1, whole genome shotgun sequence DNA segment encodes these proteins:
- the LOC144326233 gene encoding uncharacterized protein LOC144326233, translating into MQRNTSPENPGSESDVPDSSLPPWPPSSLSPSAPPLPAPTPAVEGAAAAGAEESGSREKFRGGAKLPRFSICPQRTAGSGLETVFVAAASALKMALPSEEKTSPGGAASATGGQFPTREYEALKRAIKRLERVLDRLYKKNEILLRRKQLMELEAFASDEEEKEEKEEKGEMGEMGEKEETGEKEEMGEMGEKEPPQKEK; encoded by the exons ATGCAACGGAACACTTCGCCCGAGAACCCAGGCTCCGAGTCGGACGTGCCTGATTCTTCTCTGCCCCCTTGGCCACCCTCGAGCCTTTCGCCCTCCGCGCCCCCATTACCCGCTCCCACTCCTGCCGTGGAAGGCGCTGCTGCCGCTGGGGCGGAAGAGTCGGGGTCCCGGGAGAAGTTTCGCGGAGGCGCGAAGCTGCCACGCTTCTCCATCTGCCCTCAGCGTACTGCAGGGTCCGGGCTGGAGACGGTTTTTGTCGCCGCGGCTTCGGCTCTGAAGATGGCTCTGCCCTCGGAGGAGAAAACATCTCCGGGCGGAGCAGCTTCGGCTACTGGTGGCCAGTTTCCAACCAGG GAATATGAGGCACTGAAGAGGGCAATCAAACGACTTGAGAGGGTGCTGGACAGACTGTATAAGAAGAATGAAATACTTCTCAGGAGGAAACAGCTGATGGAGCTAGAAG CTTTTGCTTCAgatgaagaagagaaggaagagaaggaagagaagggagagatgggagagatgggagagaaggaagagacgggagagaaggaagagatgGGAGAGATGGGAGAGAAGGAGCCCCCACAGaaggagaaataa